GTGCTACCAAAGTGAGTTCCGGTGCCTTTAGCGAGAATTCCGGTTCGCGCAACGTGTTGGCGAAAAACGGTTTTCAAACCATTGGATCACGGCCAGATAAAAGCCGCGCCCGTGGCGATGAGGAAGTAACGCTCATTGAGGTGGAGCTTACCCGCGACCTCTGGGAAGCGATGCGGGCCATCACAGTTTAGATTTTGAAGTAGAGGCATTTCTCGGAGTTTTTGATGTTTCCGAATTTGAAGACAAAACGCTTAGTTTTGCGCGAAGTAGAGCAGAGTGATCTCAATTCACTCTGCAAACACATTAACAATTACACTATTGCCAAAATGCTGGCTCATGTACCCTTCCCCTATACGCAAATGGATGGCCAACGGTGGATCAATTATTGCCTGGAAAGCCCTTTGAGCACTCAAACAGCATGGGTAATCGAGACGGAGGGCGATTTTATAGGCGTCATCAGCGCTTTGAAGCTCTCCAACAATGAGCCGTTTCTCGGCTACTGGATTGCAGAAACCTATTGGAATAGAGGTTTTGCGAGTGAAGCAGCTGCGGAGGTCATCAGGTATTGCTTTGAAACCTTGAGATTAGAGAGACTGCACTCTTCCGCACTATCCGAGAATATTGGTTCGCTCAAAGTCCTCAGAAAAAATGGATTTATTGACTGGGGTCATGGCGTTGCACACCCGCTTGCACGAAGCCGCGAAGAGCTTGAGAAAACCGAACTGATTTTAACGAGAGAGCAGTGGGAAGCGACACCTATGCTTTTAACTTAAGCCGTTATGTTCACACTCAAATTTTGGAAGAAAGATGCTTCCAGTTCTCAGATCAGAACGGGTTTACAGTGGTCGACTATGGCACCCATCAAAGCAGCGCTCGCGAGGATGTGGACCCCATGCTGATCAAGCTAGAAATAATGCGGGACGTTAGGCAATTGGGGGTGGTGTTGATCTGGGAATACAAAATCTGGACAAAAAAAAGAGCGCATTGCTGCGCTCTTTTTAAACTGTAACGGCTCGAATTATACGGTTTCGAGGTTCACAGCGCTTGCGCGGCCATCACGACCAGTTTCCAGGTCGTAAGTTACGTCCTGGCCATCAGCCAATGTGGAAAGACCGGAGCGCTCTACAGCTGAAATGTGAACGAATACATCGTTGCTGCCATCTTCAGGTGCAATAAAACCGAAACCTTTAGTGCCGTTGAACCATTTCACGGTGCCTTTAGCCATCGTGGTATCTCCTAAGTTAGTTTGTCGCTGCGGTATGCTGCGACTAATTAGCGTCAGGGCAAAATCGAGTGCTCTGACGCCCTAAAAAGGGAGACAGGGTGTCGATAGTCTTAACGTGAGACAGGGAATTCCATATTCTGACACGGAAGTAAAGCCCGCCCTGTCAATTAAGCTTATTAAATTCGAATTTTTTGGGCATAACTCGCTGTTTTTGTTGATTAGAGCGTTAATAATATTTTTTTGACAACCAGCAGCACTCTTTAGGGGACCATACCAGTCGAAATATATC
The window above is part of the Pseudovibrio sp. Tun.PSC04-5.I4 genome. Proteins encoded here:
- a CDS encoding GNAT family N-acetyltransferase, with amino-acid sequence MFPNLKTKRLVLREVEQSDLNSLCKHINNYTIAKMLAHVPFPYTQMDGQRWINYCLESPLSTQTAWVIETEGDFIGVISALKLSNNEPFLGYWIAETYWNRGFASEAAAEVIRYCFETLRLERLHSSALSENIGSLKVLRKNGFIDWGHGVAHPLARSREELEKTELILTREQWEATPMLLT
- a CDS encoding cold-shock protein translates to MAKGTVKWFNGTKGFGFIAPEDGSNDVFVHISAVERSGLSTLADGQDVTYDLETGRDGRASAVNLETV